A genomic window from Terriglobia bacterium includes:
- the thiE gene encoding thiamine phosphate synthase — protein MRLVLPRLYVILDAAQLSSGETDSAQMLIESGVRLIQYRSKNVSAREQMRDSARLAKLFLPQGVMFFVNDRPDVAVLAGASGVHVGQEDLGVEDARRIVGREKWIGVSTHNADQVRRAAESSADYIAVGPIYATTTKENPDPVVGTKLIREARALTEKPLVAIGGITLERAREVLAAGADSLVVIGDIWRAADPRARIRQYQELLAAI, from the coding sequence ATGCGGCTTGTGCTCCCCCGGCTGTATGTGATATTGGACGCAGCGCAGCTCTCTTCCGGAGAAACAGACAGCGCTCAAATGCTCATCGAGTCCGGCGTGCGCCTGATCCAATACCGCAGTAAGAATGTTTCCGCGCGCGAACAGATGCGCGATTCCGCCCGGCTTGCCAAACTCTTTCTTCCCCAGGGGGTGATGTTTTTTGTGAATGACCGGCCGGATGTGGCCGTGCTGGCGGGAGCGTCCGGGGTGCACGTGGGGCAGGAGGACCTGGGCGTGGAGGATGCGCGGCGGATTGTGGGCCGGGAGAAGTGGATCGGGGTGTCCACGCACAACGCCGACCAGGTGCGGCGCGCCGCGGAGAGTTCCGCGGACTACATCGCGGTGGGGCCGATTTACGCGACGACCACCAAGGAAAACCCCGATCCGGTGGTGGGGACGAAGTTGATCCGGGAGGCGCGAGCGCTGACGGAGAAGCCGCTGGTGGCGATTGGCGGGATCACCCTGGAGCGCGCGCGGGAAGTGCTGGCGGCGGGGGCGGACTCGCTGGTGGTGATCGGGGACATCTGGCGCGCGGCCGATCCGCGGGCGCGCATCCGGCAATACCAGGAACTGCTGGCCGCGATCTGA
- a CDS encoding amino acid permease: MTDTGQTISPAVAGEEHGFVRAIGLFDGTMIVVGSMIGSGIFIVAADISRQTGSAGGLLFTWIFTGLLTVAAALSYGELAALYPHAGGQYVYLREAYSPLWGFLYGWTLFLVIQTGTIAAVAIGFARYLGVLFPGISAETWIVTPVVISSKYAVSLSVQQLVAVLMIVFLTFLNTLGVRLGKLIQNIFTSAKTLSLVGLILLGVFVGRNAGAIAENFAHLWAVHGAQPIEPGANFLRGLVPVVAAGSGAFGLFVAFAVAQVGSLFSADAWNNIGFTAGEVKNPKRDVALSMAFGTLIVITLYVLANLAYLLALPITQIQSAPDDRVATAALNAIFGPAGAAIMAVAIIISTFGCNNGLILAGARVYYAMAKDGLFFRATGKLNAKRVPGNALLFQGLWIAVLILLRTRHVNGAGAVTYGNLYSDLLDYVVFAVLLFYVLTIAGIFVLRRKRPEAERPYRAFGYPAVPLLYIVAAAAIMFVLLLYRTQTAWPGLVIVLLGVPVYLLWSRRGAGRAA; encoded by the coding sequence ATGACAGATACCGGGCAAACAATCAGTCCAGCAGTGGCCGGGGAAGAGCACGGATTTGTCCGGGCGATCGGGTTGTTCGACGGCACGATGATCGTCGTGGGGTCGATGATCGGGTCGGGGATCTTCATCGTGGCTGCGGATATTTCGCGGCAGACGGGGTCGGCCGGGGGGCTGCTCTTCACCTGGATTTTTACGGGGCTGCTGACGGTAGCCGCGGCGTTGTCGTACGGGGAGCTGGCGGCGCTGTATCCGCATGCCGGGGGACAGTACGTGTACCTGCGCGAGGCGTATTCGCCGTTGTGGGGCTTTCTGTACGGGTGGACGCTGTTTCTGGTGATCCAGACGGGGACGATCGCGGCGGTAGCCATCGGATTCGCGCGCTATCTGGGGGTGCTGTTTCCGGGGATCTCGGCGGAGACGTGGATCGTGACGCCGGTGGTGATCTCTTCGAAATATGCGGTGAGCCTGTCGGTGCAGCAGCTGGTGGCCGTGCTGATGATCGTCTTCCTGACGTTTCTGAATACGCTGGGGGTGCGGCTGGGGAAGCTGATCCAGAATATTTTTACGAGCGCGAAGACGCTGTCGCTGGTGGGGCTGATCCTGCTCGGGGTGTTCGTGGGGCGCAACGCCGGGGCGATCGCGGAGAATTTCGCGCATCTGTGGGCGGTGCACGGGGCGCAGCCGATCGAGCCGGGTGCGAATTTTCTGCGCGGGCTGGTGCCGGTGGTAGCGGCGGGCAGCGGGGCGTTCGGGCTGTTCGTGGCGTTCGCGGTGGCGCAGGTGGGTTCGCTGTTTTCCGCCGATGCCTGGAACAACATCGGGTTCACGGCGGGGGAAGTGAAGAATCCGAAGCGCGACGTGGCGCTGTCGATGGCCTTCGGCACGCTGATCGTGATCACGCTGTACGTGCTGGCCAATCTTGCCTACCTGCTGGCGCTGCCCATCACGCAGATTCAGAGCGCGCCGGACGACCGGGTGGCCACGGCGGCGCTGAACGCGATCTTCGGGCCGGCGGGCGCGGCGATCATGGCGGTGGCCATCATCATCTCGACCTTCGGCTGCAATAACGGGCTGATCCTGGCGGGAGCGAGGGTGTATTACGCGATGGCCAAGGATGGCCTGTTCTTCCGCGCGACGGGGAAGCTGAATGCCAAGCGGGTGCCGGGGAATGCGCTGCTCTTTCAGGGCCTGTGGATTGCGGTGCTGATCCTGCTGCGCACGCGGCACGTAAACGGGGCCGGCGCGGTGACTTATGGCAACCTATACAGCGACCTGCTGGACTATGTGGTGTTCGCGGTGCTGCTGTTCTACGTGCTGACGATTGCGGGGATCTTCGTGCTGCGGCGGAAACGGCCGGAGGCGGAGCGGCCGTACCGGGCATTTGGGTATCCGGCGGTGCCGTTGTTGTATATAGTGGCGGCCGCGGCCATTATGTTCGTCCTGCTGCTGTACCGGACGCAGACGGCGTGGCCGGGGCTGGTGATCGTGCTGTTGGGAGTACCGGTGTACCTGTTGTGGTCGCGGCGAGGAGCAGGGCGGGCGGCTTGA
- a CDS encoding amino acid permease, with protein MGNPLFATKSMDRLLSEAGETGEHSLKRTLGPMSLMSLGVGAIIGAGIFVLTGAAAAQYAGPAIVLSFILAGVGCVFAGLCYAEFASMIPLAGSAYTYGYATLGELFAWIIGWDLILEYAFGAATVASGWSGYLNSFLQDFGIHIPPSLTATPGTDLVFYNNRWERLATILPTLRAHGVDPAGLQHAAGTFNVVAFLAICLVTTVLVIGIRESANLNNVIVVIKVSIVLVFIGVAAAFVLKNPEVARGNWHPFIPPNTGEFGHYGWSGVARGAAVIFFAYIGFDAVSTAAQEVKNPQRDMPIGILGSLVICTVLYIAVSGLLTGVVNYTALNVPDPVAVGVDAARGGMVFHAGAHAIKLSSFLVKLGAIAGLGSVMLVMLLGQSRVFYSMSCDGLLPEWAGRVHARFRTPYISSITVGIFVAIFASLIPIGILGELVSIGTLLAFVIVCAGVWILRKRRPELTRPFRTPWVPVVPILGIIVSGLLMASLPRDTWIRLVVWLVIGMVIYFTYGVKHSRVRGAK; from the coding sequence ATGGGCAATCCACTCTTTGCAACCAAGTCGATGGACCGGCTGCTGAGCGAGGCTGGGGAGACGGGTGAGCACAGCCTGAAGCGGACGCTGGGGCCGATGTCCCTGATGTCGCTGGGCGTGGGGGCGATCATCGGGGCGGGGATATTCGTGCTGACCGGAGCGGCGGCCGCGCAATATGCGGGTCCGGCGATCGTGTTGTCGTTCATCCTGGCGGGTGTGGGTTGCGTCTTTGCCGGCTTGTGCTATGCGGAATTCGCATCGATGATTCCACTGGCGGGGAGCGCCTATACCTACGGGTACGCGACGCTGGGCGAGCTCTTCGCCTGGATCATCGGGTGGGATCTGATCCTCGAGTATGCCTTCGGGGCGGCGACGGTAGCTTCCGGCTGGAGCGGCTACCTGAACAGTTTTCTGCAGGATTTTGGAATTCACATTCCGCCGAGCCTCACGGCTACACCCGGAACGGATCTGGTTTTTTACAACAACCGATGGGAGCGGCTGGCCACGATTCTGCCGACGTTGCGGGCGCACGGGGTGGATCCGGCTGGGTTGCAGCATGCTGCGGGAACGTTCAACGTGGTGGCCTTTCTGGCCATCTGTCTGGTTACGACGGTTCTGGTGATTGGAATCCGGGAGTCGGCCAACCTGAACAACGTGATCGTGGTCATTAAGGTATCGATCGTGCTGGTTTTCATCGGGGTCGCCGCAGCGTTCGTGCTGAAGAATCCGGAAGTGGCCCGCGGCAACTGGCATCCCTTCATACCGCCGAATACGGGTGAATTCGGGCATTATGGCTGGTCGGGCGTGGCGCGCGGAGCGGCGGTCATTTTTTTCGCGTACATCGGATTTGACGCGGTGTCCACGGCGGCGCAGGAGGTCAAGAATCCGCAGCGGGACATGCCCATCGGGATTCTCGGCTCGCTAGTCATCTGCACCGTTCTGTATATCGCGGTGTCCGGGCTGCTGACCGGCGTGGTGAATTACACGGCGCTGAACGTACCGGATCCAGTCGCGGTGGGAGTGGATGCGGCGCGGGGCGGGATGGTCTTCCATGCGGGTGCGCACGCGATCAAACTGAGCAGCTTTCTGGTCAAGCTGGGGGCCATCGCGGGGCTCGGCAGCGTCATGCTGGTCATGCTGCTGGGGCAATCGCGGGTTTTTTATTCGATGTCCTGCGACGGCTTGCTGCCGGAGTGGGCGGGAAGGGTGCATGCGCGTTTCCGCACCCCGTATATCTCGTCGATTACCGTGGGCATCTTCGTCGCCATTTTTGCGTCGCTCATTCCCATCGGCATTCTGGGCGAACTGGTGAGCATCGGGACGCTGCTGGCCTTCGTGATTGTGTGCGCGGGCGTGTGGATTCTGCGGAAGCGGCGCCCGGAGCTTACGCGGCCTTTCCGGACGCCGTGGGTGCCGGTGGTGCCGATCCTGGGCATTATCGTGTCGGGATTGCTGATGGCCAGTCTGCCGCGGGATACCTGGATTCGGCTGGTGGTGTGGCTCGTCATCGGCATGGTGATTTACTTCACCTACGGCGTGAAGCACAGCCGGGTGCGCGGGGCGAAGTAA
- a CDS encoding SpoIIE family protein phosphatase gives MKTAWTGLRRYGRRVSRLDAVALVCAMAGAILLLAGRFVRPGGPAGFFKFLALLAACYLLVRLIGWWRGRLLWSLRNRLVVAYLFIAVVPVLLLLMLAVLAGQILYSQLGAYLLYEDVQGRVALLADGAENVAAADAALPASIPDALRAGVLEGQARVRGGRELPGLEINLHGDAGLLRRLGGAGARTFAGIVQSGNQIRLVALRQAASARGTQVVELSVAVTPELLESVAPDLGPIQVTVAQRVKGAGARDAVRIGEAEYRAVGRIVTRRRTLQKAGFAIDPDVEGFSKLDATYLENGEGVERGHPVFAFFTARPSQLNRRIFSSLGDLSRGKVMYFQIVAVAFLLIELAALITGIVLTRAITSTVADLYRATQHVQAGDLTHRVRIARRDQLGVLGESFNQMTGSISSLIEEQRQRQRLENEISIAREVQAQLFPQKLPEVPGVELGAICRAARVVSGDYYDFIQLSPTHLLFAVADISGKGISAALLMASLQAALRSQVLVPGSERLSTAELVSRLNRHLVRNTADDRFATLFLAVYDCATHTLRYTNAGHLPPLCLANGAAKRLGAGGMVLGVLEEYEYEEGSLVVAPGTLLIGYSDGLVEPENVYGEQFGTRRLEEAAQRRHGAPVHDVAEALMSAADEWAGTPEQADDMTVVVARLG, from the coding sequence ATGAAAACGGCTTGGACAGGTCTGCGGCGGTACGGGCGGCGGGTGTCGCGGCTGGACGCGGTGGCGCTCGTCTGCGCAATGGCCGGCGCGATTCTGCTGCTGGCCGGGCGATTCGTGCGTCCCGGCGGACCGGCGGGTTTCTTCAAGTTTCTGGCGCTGCTCGCGGCGTGCTATCTGCTGGTGCGGCTGATCGGGTGGTGGCGCGGGCGGCTGTTGTGGAGCCTGCGCAACCGGCTGGTGGTGGCCTACCTGTTCATCGCGGTGGTACCGGTGTTGCTGCTGCTGATGCTGGCGGTGCTGGCGGGGCAGATTCTCTATTCCCAGCTCGGAGCGTATCTGCTCTATGAGGACGTACAGGGGCGTGTGGCGCTGCTGGCGGATGGCGCGGAGAACGTGGCGGCGGCGGATGCCGCGCTGCCGGCCTCGATTCCGGATGCGCTGCGCGCAGGGGTGCTGGAGGGGCAGGCGCGCGTGCGGGGCGGGCGGGAGCTGCCGGGGCTGGAAATTAATTTACATGGGGATGCGGGATTGCTGCGGCGTCTCGGGGGAGCGGGTGCGCGGACGTTCGCGGGAATCGTGCAGTCGGGAAACCAGATCCGGCTGGTGGCCCTGAGGCAGGCGGCATCGGCGCGCGGGACGCAGGTTGTGGAATTGAGCGTGGCGGTGACGCCGGAGCTTCTGGAGAGCGTGGCGCCGGACCTGGGGCCGATCCAGGTGACGGTGGCGCAGCGGGTGAAGGGCGCCGGGGCGCGGGACGCGGTGCGCATCGGGGAGGCGGAGTACCGGGCGGTGGGTCGGATCGTGACGCGGCGGCGGACGCTGCAGAAAGCGGGGTTTGCGATCGATCCGGATGTCGAAGGGTTTTCGAAGCTGGACGCGACGTATCTGGAAAACGGGGAAGGAGTGGAGCGCGGACATCCGGTGTTTGCGTTTTTCACGGCGCGGCCGTCGCAGCTCAACCGGCGGATTTTTTCCTCGCTGGGGGATTTGAGCCGCGGAAAGGTGATGTACTTCCAGATCGTGGCGGTGGCGTTTCTGCTGATCGAGCTGGCGGCGCTGATCACGGGGATCGTGCTGACGCGGGCGATCACCAGCACGGTGGCGGATCTCTACCGGGCCACGCAGCACGTGCAGGCGGGGGACCTGACGCACCGGGTGCGCATCGCGCGGCGCGACCAGCTGGGGGTGCTGGGGGAATCGTTCAACCAGATGACGGGCTCCATCAGCAGCCTGATCGAGGAGCAGCGGCAGAGGCAGCGGCTGGAAAACGAAATTTCGATTGCGCGGGAAGTGCAGGCGCAACTGTTTCCGCAGAAGCTGCCGGAGGTGCCAGGGGTGGAGCTGGGTGCCATCTGCCGCGCGGCGCGGGTGGTGAGCGGGGACTACTACGATTTCATCCAGCTCAGCCCGACGCATCTGCTCTTTGCGGTGGCGGACATTTCGGGGAAGGGAATCTCGGCGGCGCTGCTGATGGCCAGCCTGCAGGCGGCGCTGCGCAGCCAGGTGCTGGTGCCGGGGAGCGAGCGGTTGAGCACGGCGGAGCTGGTTTCGCGGCTGAACCGGCACCTGGTGCGGAATACGGCGGACGACCGCTTCGCGACGTTGTTTCTGGCGGTGTATGACTGCGCGACGCACACGCTGCGCTATACGAATGCCGGGCATCTGCCGCCGCTGTGTCTTGCAAACGGGGCAGCGAAGCGCCTGGGCGCCGGGGGGATGGTGCTGGGGGTTCTGGAGGAGTACGAATACGAGGAGGGCTCGCTGGTGGTGGCGCCCGGGACGTTGCTGATCGGCTACAGCGACGGACTGGTGGAACCGGAAAACGTGTATGGCGAGCAGTTCGGGACTCGCAGGCTGGAGGAGGCGGCGCAGCGCAGGCATGGGGCGCCGGTGCACGACGTCGCGGAAGCGCTGATGAGCGCGGCGGACGAGTGGGCGGGGACTCCGGAGCAGGCCGACGACATGACGGTGGTGGTGGCGCGGCTGGGGTGA
- a CDS encoding SDR family oxidoreductase: MGLQNRVALITGGSRGIGRGIALRLGQEGARVAIAYRSNKAAAQQTLRQLQSMGVDCVAVETDITVAARAEQLVQTVAERFGRLDVLVNNVGDFRWGLLGESSVEEWQGVFSSNVMSVLFMSRAALPQMRRGRWGRIINLGAVGAERAFGQAKISAYASAKAAVVAMSRSLALEEAKNGITVNVVNPSNIDEKELTLSEARRIRDARFPIGRPPTGEDVAAAVAFFASEEAEYVTGQIINVSGGWML; encoded by the coding sequence ATGGGACTGCAAAATCGGGTGGCGCTGATCACGGGGGGGAGCCGCGGCATCGGGCGCGGCATTGCGCTGCGGCTGGGGCAGGAAGGCGCACGCGTGGCGATCGCCTACCGCTCGAACAAGGCCGCGGCGCAGCAGACGCTGCGGCAACTGCAGTCGATGGGCGTGGACTGCGTAGCGGTAGAGACGGACATCACCGTGGCGGCGCGCGCCGAGCAGTTGGTGCAGACGGTGGCGGAGCGCTTCGGGCGGCTGGACGTGCTGGTGAACAACGTGGGGGATTTCCGCTGGGGGCTGCTGGGGGAGTCGTCGGTGGAGGAGTGGCAGGGAGTTTTTTCCTCGAACGTGATGAGCGTGCTGTTCATGAGCCGCGCGGCGCTGCCGCAGATGCGGCGGGGCCGCTGGGGAAGGATCATCAACCTGGGAGCGGTGGGAGCGGAGCGGGCGTTCGGGCAGGCCAAGATTTCGGCGTACGCCTCGGCGAAGGCGGCGGTAGTGGCGATGTCGCGGTCGCTGGCGCTGGAAGAGGCCAAGAACGGAATCACCGTGAACGTGGTGAACCCCTCGAATATTGATGAGAAGGAATTGACGCTCAGCGAAGCGCGGCGCATCCGCGACGCGCGGTTTCCGATCGGGCGGCCGCCGACGGGAGAAGACGTGGCGGCGGCGGTGGCTTTCTTCGCCTCCGAGGAGGCCGAGTACGTCACCGGGCAGATTATCAACGTGAGCGGCGGCTGGATGCTGTGA